The following coding sequences lie in one Portunus trituberculatus isolate SZX2019 chromosome 26, ASM1759143v1, whole genome shotgun sequence genomic window:
- the LOC123509098 gene encoding ankyrin repeat domain-containing protein 17-like isoform X2, translating into MASSPPDGSQELSQEMTTESATRELCNGVVEGNEALVRSALAMGARPDVTLPTQSGVSLCLVCVAASEGHDHLLPHLLQAGLNIEGGCNYDKTPLMVAAERGHTQTVKAMLCLGANPLATDRLEGMARLA; encoded by the exons ATGGCGTCCAGCCCACCTGATGGCTCACAGGAATTGTCCCAGGAAATGACGACAGAATCAGCTACACGG gagCTGTGCAATGGTGtggtggaaggaaatgaggcaCTGGTGAGGTCTGCTCTTGCTATGGGTGCCCGCCCTGATGTCACTCTCCCTACTCAGTCTGGGGTGTCATTGTGTCTGGTGTGCGTGGCTGCCAGTGAGGGCCACGACCACCTACTGCCTCACCTACTCCAGGCAGGGCTGAACATAGAAGGTGGATGTAACTATGACAAGACACCGCTGATGGTGGCTGCTGAGAGGGGCCACACCCAGACAGTGAAGGCAATGCTCTGTCTCGGCGCGAACCCTCTGGCTACTGATAGGCTAG AGGGCATGGCGAGGCTGGCATGA
- the LOC123509098 gene encoding ankyrin repeat domain-containing protein 17-like isoform X1, with translation MASSPPDGSQELSQEMTTESATRELCNGVVEGNEALVRSALAMGARPDVTLPTQSGVSLCLVCVAASEGHDHLLPHLLQAGLNIEGGCNYDKTPLMVAAERGHTQTVKAMLCLGANPLATDRLGERVCWCWW, from the exons ATGGCGTCCAGCCCACCTGATGGCTCACAGGAATTGTCCCAGGAAATGACGACAGAATCAGCTACACGG gagCTGTGCAATGGTGtggtggaaggaaatgaggcaCTGGTGAGGTCTGCTCTTGCTATGGGTGCCCGCCCTGATGTCACTCTCCCTACTCAGTCTGGGGTGTCATTGTGTCTGGTGTGCGTGGCTGCCAGTGAGGGCCACGACCACCTACTGCCTCACCTACTCCAGGCAGGGCTGAACATAGAAGGTGGATGTAACTATGACAAGACACCGCTGATGGTGGCTGCTGAGAGGGGCCACACCCAGACAGTGAAGGCAATGCTCTGTCTCGGCGCGAACCCTCTGGCTACTGATAGGCTAGGTGAGAGGgtatgctggtgctggtggtag